From the genome of Ralstonia pickettii, one region includes:
- the dapA gene encoding 4-hydroxy-tetrahydrodipicolinate synthase has protein sequence MIQISGSLVAIVTPMHEDGSLDFPSLRKLIDWHIAEGTDGIVIVGTSGESPTVSVEEHRELIRVAVEQANKRVPIIAGTGGNSTTEAIELTAYAKQVGADASLQVVPYYNKPTQEGMYLHFRKVAASVDLPVILYNVPGRTVADMTVETMLRLAEVPGIIGVKEATGNIDRAAQLIKGAPGSFKIYSGDDPTAIALMLLGGHGNISVTANVAPRAMHELCAAAMRGDVETARRIHMQLLSVHKNLFVESNPIPVKWALQAMGKMEGGIRLPLTPLAPQYHEVVRASLKDAGLLS, from the coding sequence GCACGAGGACGGCAGCCTTGATTTCCCGTCCCTGCGCAAGCTCATCGACTGGCACATCGCCGAAGGCACCGACGGCATCGTGATCGTCGGCACGAGCGGCGAATCGCCCACCGTGTCGGTGGAAGAGCACCGTGAACTGATCAGGGTGGCGGTCGAGCAGGCCAACAAGCGCGTTCCCATCATCGCCGGCACGGGCGGCAACTCCACCACCGAGGCGATCGAGCTCACGGCGTATGCCAAGCAAGTGGGCGCCGACGCTTCGCTTCAGGTCGTGCCGTACTACAACAAGCCGACGCAGGAAGGGATGTATCTGCACTTCCGCAAGGTGGCCGCGTCGGTGGATCTGCCGGTCATTCTGTACAACGTGCCGGGCCGCACGGTGGCCGATATGACGGTCGAGACGATGCTGCGTCTGGCTGAAGTGCCGGGCATCATCGGCGTGAAGGAAGCGACCGGCAACATTGACCGCGCTGCGCAACTCATCAAGGGCGCGCCGGGCTCGTTCAAGATTTACAGCGGGGATGACCCGACCGCCATCGCGCTGATGCTGCTGGGTGGGCACGGCAATATCTCCGTGACGGCCAACGTTGCGCCGCGTGCCATGCACGAACTGTGCGCAGCGGCCATGCGCGGCGACGTGGAAACGGCTCGTCGCATCCACATGCAACTGCTGTCGGTGCACAAGAATCTGTTCGTCGAATCGAACCCGATTCCCGTCAAGTGGGCTCTCCAGGCCATGGGCAAGATGGAAGGCGGCATCCGCCTGCCGTTGACGCCGCTGGCCCCCCAGTATCACGAGGTTGTGCGCGCATCCCTGAAGGATGCCGGGCTGCTCTCCTGA